The proteins below come from a single Candidatus Chlamydia sanziniae genomic window:
- a CDS encoding HAF repeat-containing protein: protein MGRNRLFNVFKLTVAFFLVAAVNSSFAHTLIDIGSPGIASAAWGVSGDGSVIIGEEGSAPFMYAYGQRTLLPTLGQNNRVCAISEDGSVIVGFSSMLRNVQFNITSICGVKWEKIPSAGYKVIELPLTSWGHWAEAYAVSADGNVIVGRGNDGFDTVTAVKWCDDRITWVHDFESLFGVYQDCYACANAVSGDGSVIVGVRGDNAMKWEGGIETCLGSLGDGQTLPQGISKDGKVIVGSSWTCSGQCHAFVYKDGVINDLGTLGGDFSEAKAVSGDGSIIIGASTTTTNALHAFQYVDGKMIDLGTLGGNDSCAHAISNDGKVIVGRAQTATGLWHAFLCYTTTETP from the coding sequence TTGGGTAGAAATAGATTATTCAATGTTTTTAAATTAACGGTAGCATTTTTCTTAGTTGCTGCTGTGAATTCATCTTTTGCACATACATTAATAGACATAGGTTCACCAGGAATAGCGTCAGCAGCTTGGGGAGTCTCTGGAGATGGCTCTGTGATTATAGGAGAGGAGGGATCCGCACCATTTATGTATGCTTATGGGCAACGAACGTTATTGCCTACTTTAGGACAAAATAATCGTGTGTGTGCTATTTCTGAAGATGGCTCTGTAATCGTAGGGTTTAGCAGTATGCTTCGAAACGTACAGTTCAATATAACATCAATATGTGGTGTGAAGTGGGAAAAGATTCCCTCAGCGGGGTATAAGGTCATAGAACTTCCACTTACCTCATGGGGACACTGGGCTGAGGCTTACGCAGTCTCTGCAGATGGTAACGTAATTGTGGGAAGAGGTAATGATGGATTCGATACTGTTACCGCTGTGAAATGGTGTGATGATCGTATCACATGGGTACATGATTTCGAATCACTTTTTGGAGTTTATCAGGATTGTTATGCTTGTGCTAATGCTGTGTCTGGAGATGGCTCTGTAATTGTAGGAGTCAGAGGAGACAACGCTATGAAATGGGAAGGAGGCATAGAAACATGTTTGGGTTCTTTAGGTGACGGGCAAACGTTACCTCAGGGGATTTCTAAAGATGGTAAAGTAATCGTGGGTTCCTCTTGGACTTGTTCTGGACAGTGTCATGCCTTTGTTTATAAAGACGGTGTGATAAACGATCTAGGGACTCTTGGAGGAGACTTCTCTGAGGCAAAGGCAGTATCGGGGGATGGGTCAATCATTATAGGTGCCTCTACAACAACTACCAATGCATTGCATGCTTTTCAGTACGTAGATGGTAAGATGATAGACCTAGGGACTCTCGGAGGTAATGATTCGTGTGCTCATGCTATATCTAATGATGGTAAAGTTATTGTTGGGCGAGCACAAACTGCAACGGGATTATGGCATGCTTTCCTATGTTACACGACTACCGAAACACCGTGA
- the eno gene encoding phosphopyruvate hydratase, whose amino-acid sequence MLEAVISDIQAREILDSRGYPTLYVKVITNLGSSGEVSVPSGASTGIKEALELRDLDPTRYQGKGVLQAVQNVKEILFPLVKNYNIFDQVVIDAIMIDADGTPNKGKLGANAILSVSLALAKAAAATLGQSLYRYLGGCFASTLPCPMMNLINGGMHADNNLEFQEFMIRPIGANSIAEAIRMGADVFHTLKKLLNERHLPTGVGDEGGFAPQLRSNSEALDLLMMAIEKVGFVPGQDISLALDCAASSFYNKDTQTYNGRHYEEQIQVLVELCNTYPIDSIEDGLAEEDYDGWAVLTTELGERIQLVGDDLFVTNPIFIAEGISKGLANAVLIKPNQIGTLTETAEAIQLAHMNGYSTILSHRSGETADNTIADLAVAFSTGQIKTGSLSRSDRMTKYNRLLAIEEELGSEGVFTDSNIFVSS is encoded by the coding sequence ATGCTTGAAGCTGTCATTTCTGATATTCAAGCTCGAGAAATCTTAGATTCTCGAGGTTATCCGACCCTCTATGTTAAAGTCATCACAAATCTAGGTTCCTCTGGGGAAGTTTCTGTGCCTTCAGGAGCATCGACAGGGATAAAGGAAGCTTTGGAATTGCGTGATCTTGACCCCACACGTTATCAAGGAAAAGGAGTATTACAAGCTGTACAAAATGTTAAAGAAATCCTTTTTCCTCTTGTGAAAAACTACAATATCTTTGATCAGGTAGTAATCGATGCTATCATGATAGATGCTGATGGGACTCCGAATAAAGGAAAACTCGGCGCTAATGCAATTTTAAGTGTGTCTCTAGCATTAGCAAAGGCAGCAGCAGCCACGCTTGGACAATCTTTATATCGTTATCTTGGGGGATGCTTCGCTTCTACACTCCCCTGTCCTATGATGAACCTCATCAATGGAGGGATGCATGCCGACAATAACTTAGAGTTCCAAGAGTTCATGATTCGCCCTATAGGCGCAAATTCTATAGCAGAAGCAATACGTATGGGAGCTGATGTTTTTCATACACTAAAAAAACTCTTGAATGAAAGACATCTCCCTACGGGAGTGGGCGATGAAGGAGGCTTTGCTCCTCAGCTTCGATCTAATTCAGAAGCTCTAGATCTTCTCATGATGGCGATAGAAAAAGTAGGGTTTGTCCCAGGACAAGACATCTCCTTAGCCTTAGATTGTGCAGCTTCTTCGTTTTATAATAAAGATACGCAAACTTACAATGGTAGGCACTACGAAGAACAAATCCAAGTCCTTGTTGAGCTTTGTAATACCTATCCTATAGACTCAATAGAAGATGGCCTTGCAGAAGAAGATTATGACGGCTGGGCAGTATTAACAACAGAACTTGGTGAGAGAATACAGCTCGTCGGTGATGATCTCTTCGTCACTAATCCCATATTCATTGCTGAAGGGATTAGCAAGGGCCTCGCTAATGCTGTTTTAATTAAACCTAATCAAATAGGGACACTTACAGAAACTGCTGAAGCAATCCAGTTAGCACATATGAATGGTTATAGTACCATTCTTTCCCATCGTTCTGGAGAGACGGCAGATAACACCATTGCCGATTTAGCTGTAGCCTTCAGCACAGGTCAAATCAAAACAGGTTCGTTATCACGCTCCGACCGTATGACTAAATACAACAGACTCCTGGCAATCGAAGAAGAACTAGGATCAGAGGGCGTGTTTACAGATTCTAACATATTTGTTAGTAGCTAA
- the uvrB gene encoding excinuclease ABC subunit UvrB has product MTFHLQAPFTPCGDQPEAIARLSANVRAETKAQVLLGATGSGKTFTIANVIANVNLPTLVLAHNKTLAAQLYQEFREFFPDNAVEYFISYYDYYQPEAYIARSDTYIEKSLLINDEIDKLRLSATRSILERRDTLIVSSVSCIYGIGSPENYTSMALTLEIGKEYPRPVLTSQLVKMHYYASPVPQRSTFRERGSVIDIFPAYDSRQALRLEFVNDTLMSIESSDPLTMIPQESKKSAILYPGSHYVTPEAIRKQAIRTIQEELEERMLFFADRPIERDRIFHRTMHDIETIKEIGFCKGIENYSRHFTGALPGAPPTCLLDYFPEDFLLVVDESHQTLPQLRAMYHGDRSRKESLVEYGFRLPSAFDNRPLTHIEAMKYFRKVIYVSATPGETEIKESHGHIIEQILRPTGIPDPLPEIRPAVGQIDDLLEEIRQRLFKENEKVLVISLTKKLAEDITSFLSELDIPAAYLHSEIETAERTHILTDLRTGKINVLIGVNLLREGLDLPEVSLVAILDADKEGFLRSTSSLIQFCGRAARNVHGKVIFYADHRTRSIQETLKETARRREIQLSYNKQHNIVATPIIKKIFANPIPQKSKGPLLPIGKQPLLQKDLEKQIKKYETLMQCAAKEFRFDEAAKYRDIMQAYKNQLLHLS; this is encoded by the coding sequence ATGACATTCCATTTACAAGCTCCTTTCACCCCTTGTGGTGATCAACCCGAAGCCATTGCCCGACTTTCTGCAAATGTACGTGCTGAGACAAAAGCCCAGGTCCTTCTTGGAGCCACAGGATCTGGGAAAACCTTTACTATAGCTAATGTAATTGCAAATGTGAACCTCCCTACCTTAGTATTGGCTCATAATAAAACATTAGCAGCACAGTTGTATCAAGAATTTCGTGAATTTTTTCCAGATAACGCTGTTGAATACTTCATTTCTTATTACGATTATTACCAACCAGAAGCCTATATTGCCCGCAGTGACACTTACATAGAGAAAAGCCTCTTAATTAATGATGAAATTGATAAACTTCGTTTATCTGCAACACGATCGATTTTAGAACGTCGTGACACTCTTATTGTCTCTTCTGTATCTTGCATTTATGGTATTGGATCTCCAGAAAACTATACTTCGATGGCATTGACGCTAGAAATCGGAAAGGAATATCCTCGTCCTGTTCTCACATCCCAACTTGTGAAAATGCATTATTACGCTTCTCCTGTTCCTCAAAGAAGTACGTTTCGTGAGAGGGGGAGCGTGATTGATATTTTCCCTGCTTATGACAGTCGTCAAGCTTTACGCTTAGAATTTGTCAATGACACTTTGATGTCTATAGAGTCTAGTGATCCTCTGACGATGATTCCTCAAGAGTCTAAGAAATCAGCGATTTTATATCCTGGATCTCACTATGTGACTCCTGAGGCTATTCGAAAACAGGCTATCCGCACGATTCAAGAAGAATTAGAGGAGCGCATGCTGTTCTTCGCAGATCGCCCTATAGAAAGAGACCGTATATTCCATCGTACAATGCATGACATCGAAACAATTAAAGAAATAGGTTTTTGCAAAGGTATAGAAAATTATTCTCGACATTTTACAGGAGCTCTCCCAGGAGCTCCCCCTACATGTCTCCTGGATTATTTTCCTGAAGATTTTTTGCTTGTTGTTGATGAATCACATCAAACGTTACCACAATTACGCGCTATGTATCACGGCGATCGCTCCCGGAAAGAATCTTTAGTGGAATACGGTTTTCGCCTGCCTTCAGCTTTCGATAACCGCCCCTTAACCCATATAGAAGCAATGAAGTATTTCCGCAAGGTGATCTATGTTTCAGCAACTCCAGGAGAAACTGAAATCAAAGAAAGCCATGGCCATATCATCGAGCAGATTCTTCGGCCTACAGGAATTCCTGATCCTCTTCCTGAAATCCGTCCTGCTGTAGGACAAATAGATGATTTACTTGAAGAAATTCGACAACGTCTATTCAAAGAGAACGAGAAAGTTTTAGTGATTTCTCTGACAAAAAAGCTTGCTGAAGATATAACAAGTTTTCTTTCTGAGCTTGATATTCCTGCGGCTTACTTACATTCAGAAATAGAAACAGCAGAACGCACACATATCCTGACAGACTTGCGTACAGGAAAAATCAACGTACTGATTGGGGTGAATCTTCTACGAGAAGGTCTTGATCTTCCAGAAGTCTCTCTAGTTGCAATTTTAGATGCTGATAAGGAAGGTTTTTTAAGAAGCACCTCTTCTCTCATCCAATTTTGTGGGAGGGCAGCAAGAAATGTCCATGGTAAAGTGATTTTCTATGCCGATCACAGAACACGTTCTATACAAGAAACTCTAAAAGAAACAGCACGGCGTAGAGAGATTCAGTTAAGCTATAATAAACAACACAATATCGTTGCTACACCTATTATAAAGAAAATTTTTGCTAATCCTATTCCACAAAAATCTAAAGGTCCTCTATTACCTATAGGAAAACAACCTTTGTTACAAAAAGATCTTGAAAAGCAAATAAAAAAATACGAAACACTTATGCAGTGTGCTGCTAAAGAATTTCGATTTGATGAGGCGGCAAAATACCGCGATATCATGCAGGCATACAAAAACCAACTTTTACATTTATCTTAA